The genomic stretch TTAATAGAAAAGAATATTCGGTACGAAGGGGCAAATATGGTGATagtcaaaaatattttctcggGGCCACTTTTTTTCGAGATTTCAAATCTCGAAAATGATACTACATATTTGCATTACAACAGTCTTGTAACTGATAAGAAAACAAATTCAACGATACATTATTCTTGGTATTGCACTGGATTACATATCGACAACGAATATAACCGAGCATAATTTCAAAAGCGTCACGGATTCGTAGCACAAAATAATCTGATAGATGAGGACAGGGTCAATGTTACGCAATGTTACGCAATACGAAAACAATCGATGTTCTAACCGTTTATGATAACGCGTTGATAAATAGCGAAAGAAAAAGCAATTAATATATTACGAAAGATTAACGATCCCATGaattaagaatatttcaataCTCTGTAGAAATATATGTAGAAATATCTACTCAGAAAAATATCTTCGATTCCTATAATTTGCTAAACTCGTTAACAATAAAGAAAtgtgaaaaaattaattttataaatttgccaCTCAATTACACAATTTGCGAGATCTATCGTCTAGATCATGCAACTATGCTGATTTAAAAAGTTCATTCTCGCGACACCTAGCATTCACATGTCTATTTATGACTATTAATTTCGGAGCAGGTAAACGAATACCATTTTTGTTTCTAACAGTCGTACAGGTAGATTTTGCATTATCGATCAAGATATATATAAGCATATCGTAGGATAACTTAAGATGAATTTcacaatttataaaatcgcTTATAATTCTGAATCATTTTAGTTATTATGCCATCTTTAATATGATTAGAGACCACTTATCAATGATGAAActtctaatttttatatatttgatatttcgatGATCGATATTCTGTAATCGCGGAAATAAAAACACGTGTAATAGAAGGATCGACTTATCGATTAAAAGACTCTATTCCTTCTattcatatatacatatatgataacccgtagaaaataaaattcttttgtcAATAATCAAACGAAGTAATGTAATAACATTCTTCGCAGATACTAGAACGTTTATAGATAGATTTCTAATATAGAAAGACAAGCAAAGAAGCTTAATCAACAATCGTTCATTCACGTGCCGTCCAACTTGGAAATATAAGAGGGATAGTTTCGCGAGTCGGTGGTCATTCAGTTTGTTCAGTTGTGGCTCAACCACCTAGCTGACAACATGTATTCCTTTATGTTATTTGCAACTGAGTGGTACTCGTTGAAACTTGACAAAATGTCATCCTGAACTGAGAGCTTGCCTATAGTGAATTGTTAGCATTGCAATTTATCGtgacatttatttattgttcaaCTTTTAATTGTTATTTCAAAGTGACACATTATCTCCACATATAACTATAGTATAATTCGACAAACAGAATTTGAAGCGCGCGTGATACTTTCGGTAGGATAAAAGATGGCGTGTCCCTTATCAGGTGGTATTGCGTAAGtaatcttttaaaaatattttcttgttATATCGAAATCTATATAATGCTTGCTAATTCTTGATTTAAATGATGAAATTGTACATTCCTCCGACAATAATCATTTTttcgatttaaaaataaataatcatcaAAATTAATCGTTATACGAAATGATATCTGTCATTTTGAATCAAATAATTTGCTTTACATTTTGAATTGAATATGCAGTGCTTTAAATAACgtataaattaatgaatttaaatttaacgataaaattgaattatttgtttttagagAAGATCATGAGACTGATCATCAAGAGACAGATCAGTTGGCCGAAGGTTCGGGTATGCTTTACGGTGAATACCTTCGATTAGATAAAATCTTAACCGCACAAAGGTTACTGAGCGTCGAATATAACAAGGAAGTGCATGATGAACATCTTTTTATCATCACTCATCAgggtaataatttttatcgttgcAACATTCGTAACAAATTATGGACTATATTATGCAACAGAGGTTTGACTTTATCCATTTGAATCAAAAATCAATTTCCTGTTCTTCTATAGTAATATATGTagcataaatatattactcatgccattaaaaattatttcaggTACTATACTGTCATTCTTagttaaaatatcttatcTAGCTTCTTTATCGTTTTTCAATATATATTCCAATATTTCATGATATTCgtctttttttaataactttaTAGATAATAGAAATTAGATACTTGCAATTGAATGAAAAAGGATAAAGATAGCACAAGAAAAATGATGAAAGATCAGTTTTCTTCAATTTCGAAACAGtgtttcaaataataataataattggtATATTCTTTTTAAGTAAAAAGGGCAATACacgaaatttaatttgataaaaagaaTGACTACCAAaggaattatatttttctaccttTAATCCATAGCGTATGAACTCTGGTTCAAACAAATTATCTACGAATTGGACTCGGTCAGAGTACTTTTCAACTCCGAACCAAGCAGCTATGATTTCAATGGTACCTCTAACAATCTCACTGCTCTCCAGAAGACTCGAATTTCCCAAGTTCTGAACGAATCAAGAACGCTGGAAATCTTGAAGAGATTAAACCGCATCGTTCTCATATTAAAAGTAAGCAAAGTCGAAAGTCCTTGAGATAATCCTATCTCATGGATGTTACGATGAAAACGGTTGAACGATAAAAGATTGTTTAAATAAAGAGGAAAATAACGGTAAATAGGTTTCCCGCGCAACGCGCACATCGTCGAGTAATCCTATACTCTAGGAAAAGAAGGCCAGTGGCCATATGTTGACAATGACAGTGATGGAAGGAATGTGAACGACCCTTAATCGGAAGCCAATTAGAGCATTGATATTTATGACAAAGGGTGCTTCAACGTTACATCTAATCACATTTCAAACGTTACCCTTCAAAATTGGCATACGTGCTACTTTACAAATCGCAAGTAGAAAAtactacaaaaaatatttgaaactttCAAGATACGATAATACGCAGATGGCAACACGCATTTGCAGAGACAGACATATCGTTCCATTCTCACGCGACATTtgcattttcaattaattaaataacgaaaacttttatatttatcaaataaattcaaataatcaaggaaaaaatgaaaaatcaagTTCGACTTGCGCTAATAGGATTTGTTCTCTGTAAACTcatatttctttcctttttataagTCACACAAGCTCGTCTGTTTTAAAAACAATgttctttaaaatattgtacGCTTTTTACGATTGTCGTATAATCAAAATCATATGGAAGTTTGCTAAGCGGATCAAGGTTCTTAGCAATGCGACACTTTTTCATTACTATCACTTTTCTCCTCCTCTTTCATGCCGGAATAAGAAAGACTGTGGGAACTGTAGAAATAACAGTGGGATCTAAGTAAGTTAATACCGCTGAACGATATGCGACACCCCGCACTGACACGCATAGATCAGTTAGGTAACAAGCGCATTGGCGCTCTTTCCATACCACAGAATACAGGTGTGGTTACCACGTTTTTTTTCTCGttctattgaaaaattatgtaGCAGGGTTAAGTAAGTGGGATTTAATACGGGATTTAATACGGGATACAATCGTGTCCTTTCAAAGCTGCTATTCAAAATGATGTTTCCACCAGAAACCATAACAAGACTAGTATTTGGGTTACGACCATATTCAATgttattgattttttatttctctttcatGTCTCTGTTTTTAAATTTGATTATTAGAATAACTGTAAAAAAGTTATCACTACCCATCTTAATGATTACTTCTTCCTCGTACGATAGGAGCGTAAACGCGGAAACCATATAAATGCAAGTACGGTTGCTTAGACGTAGACTCGGTAAGATCGATTGAACGTCTGTATACAAAGACAATAAATAGACCTTAAAGGTGTacatattttcgatattgaaAATGTCTAATATTCAAAAGATGACATTCTTCGATATTCATACGAACATGTATCTTCCAGTTGCTAGTGGACCAAGTAACAATTTTGGAAACCATGACGCCGCTGGATTTTATGGCATTTAGAGACTACCTATGCCCAGCTTCGGGTTTTCAATCGCTACAGTTTCGTTTATTGGAGAATAAGTTGGGTGTGAAACAGGAGCACAGAGTCAAGTATAATCAAAGTTACGCCAGAGCGTTCGGAAGGGATCCAAAAGCTATCGAAGCGATTAAACGTTCGGAAGATGAACCTAGTCTCAGTTGCCTTGTTCAGAAATGGTTAGCAAGGACACCAGGTCTAGAAC from Bombus huntii isolate Logan2020A chromosome 8, iyBomHunt1.1, whole genome shotgun sequence encodes the following:
- the LOC126868370 gene encoding tryptophan 2,3-dioxygenase, with amino-acid sequence MACPLSGGIAEDHETDHQETDQLAEGSGMLYGEYLRLDKILTAQRLLSVEYNKEVHDEHLFIITHQAYELWFKQIIYELDSVRVLFNSEPSSYDFNGTSNNLTALQKTRISQVLNESRTLEILKRLNRIVLILKLLVDQVTILETMTPLDFMAFRDYLCPASGFQSLQFRLLENKLGVKQEHRVKYNQSYARAFGRDPKAIEAIKRSEDEPSLSCLVQKWLARTPGLEPHDFDFWGKYKKSVEELLVEQEQLAQKHTKEQVRNYHLANVRSRKAVFETIFNESLHNALVSRGERKFVFGALQGAVMITLYRDEPRFSQPHQILTALMDIDSLITKWRYNHVLMVQRMIGSQQLGTGGSSGYQYLKSTLSDRYKVFLDLFNLSTFLIPRHMIPPLTKQMKTKLSIDCNGWNPDDNQNSGCTVDDT